From the genome of Ciona intestinalis chromosome 4, KH, whole genome shotgun sequence:
ttttatgtgtggctgaaaataaatgcaatataccATTCCGCTTCAGGGTAAATTGGCTCGTTTGCATTTTGGTCTTGACAGTCAAGTTAACTATGATGAAATGGATGACTCGCCTGACATTGCTCAAGTGCAAGAAAACAACATGGACACACTGCTTCAAAAATTAGATGACCTCAGTGGAGCAATTAGACCCCTTAACACTTCACCCACAAGTCCTGTGCGTTCGATACCACCACAAGTTATGGGTGGTTCCCAATAAACTAAAATCCTACCtcacaaaacttttattgcTCTTGCTGTAtattgtgttgttgtttttctctataaattatataactatataagcCTAATTATGTTATTGTTTGATGTTCCTTGCTTGGTGAAACTCTACTTTATTAACACTCTAATAATGGAAACCCCTCAGGTAACTAGTAAAATtctctgtttatttttttaaaattatgttattattttaatcataACAACCTATACACAGTAAACCAGTGGGATGAGATGAACTGGATTGTCCTGCTGTTACTGTAAAAATGGAAAGAAGTCTTAAAAATCAATTGTGAgtctaatattaatattatatatattttttgttttgttactgttttacacatatagtagggtggggaaagatgggacaccttatcacctaatatttaaatatcctgatcaggttttaaacaattaacaatggataatggaagtcgtgaggatacgattgtATAagtctttgaattttctttgttttgtcccatcttcacccacaCTACTTAGTACTATTACTATAtacaactttaatttaatactGAAAAACACcatgttgttaattaatactcATCATACACCAATGCGTAGTGTATGCAATTATGACACATTAGTTTGACCAACTATTAATGATATGACTGAATTCGCTATAGGCTAGTGCAACAAATGTGTtgcaatgaataaaataacaagcTTTTCACTCATGACATCAATCATAATGTGTAATGCcaagttattttttaggtatgcCTTGCAATCAAGCACTTACGTAATAAAGCACTTGATATCAACCTTAATTATCCGGCACTGTGACTCAATTCATGAAGAAATTTGCCCAAGctactgatgacatcatattgAAATCACTTGAGTTCCGGAATGTATGATCTGGTAATAACATGTGTTGCGGTTTGGTGTTGGTTGAATGTACCCACGCTTGTGTTACATGATTTCTTATCACAGAGCAACAACGCATGAGTTATGCAGTCGTCATAGTAAAGTGTAGGCAGATGTATCTTGAGCTGCGTGTGGTGTCTTGTATTATGCTGTGTAGTACAGGAAACTTGTTTACATTGCATTTGTGTCCTGCCCTAAATAGCGTGGTGAACTAGTTACATGGTAGTTACATACTAGGTTAGTTGCAATAAAAGTACCATCAAGAtttgtgaaaaataattaGAGCAAAACTATCTTTAAACAGTGGAGTTCCTAAATTAGGTTATGTAGTAGGTGGATAATTACCACGTTACAAAAAAAGCAGTGCACTATTTAGATTGCAAATATATTGAGTGCAATGTATTATAGTTTATGTAACATCTTGCAGTTTAAAGGTCAGATAGTAGTAGCAAGGCATTCTGGTGTAACAGAGTAAATTTTGGTGAAACCACTTGTTTCTTAGAAAGTGGGCTGAGTACACGtcattatacattttaaaatgttactgCACCATCCTAAACATTTCAAAGAAACACACAGCCCAACTATCTATAGTGACAAGATCCTTTGTAGTAAATGGCTACAGGAAGTGATGCAAAGTGTTAATAGCACTCAGTCGCCAGCCAGTAGTAAGCATGGTGTTAAGAGGCTGGCACCCCACTGTGATATTAGATCTAGCTGTCTGGCAGGTAGCAAGACCActtaattattctttttttcccCTCTATTCCACACTTGTTTTCCAATGCTAAATGAGTTAGTTGGTGTAGAAACCAGTGTTAggtttttttaccttttgtgAAGCTACCAAGCAGAAATAGACAATACAGTGGAATGTGTAGGTATTGATGCCAAATCTTCATGTACATTACAATCATTTTAGGAAAGATAGTGCTGATATAATAGTAAAGCAGTGCACATCCAGTACACAGGAACCTGACTGTCTGCTTCTGTTTATGATAAGACCTATTGTCTATGTTGCAGCGTTTGTGGAGTTGTTAGTTTTATTATCTGCAATTAGAAGTCATGGAGAGAAGGGTTTCTCGTGGTAAAAGTTTGAGACGTTTGTCAATGAGAAGCAGAAAGAAACCGTTGTCATTAGATATGGTAGCCCTACCACAGCCAAACTTTGAATTTGAAGATGTACTAGGTAAATActacatattttgtttgtttagttaTGATTatcaataataatatttagatTATGAATAGAACAAACTCTAGTATATAGTGTACTTGTTAAAATAAGTAGGTTATTGAGAATAAAATTGTTATgatttatgtaaatatgtgtAACAATATGTTTTGCTTTCAGTTTCACAGTTGCATGTGGCTGATGTTGTGAATAACTGTAGTATGCCAGACAGTGCAAGTCTTCTTAACTGCTCTACCAGCCCTCAATTTTATAACGGACAAGTGACTCATAAATGCTACAGTGATACAACACTGAATCCAATTTGGCATGCTTTCTCAGTGTTGGATTTGAAAGCAACCGGAAAAGTTCTTCTTGGTCGATTACTGGtacttacaatattttatgtattatCTAACATATTACCAAACACAAACATTTATAGAACATGACAAGCTCATTGACTGACTTACTGGGAGAAGAATACCATACAGATGTTGTAGTTCAAAAACAGTTCTTACAATATGCTCAAGTCCCTTTCTTCGAGTACAAGAAATATGTCATGGAAACTGCAACCCAACTCACAATAGATGCGGACAAACTATGCGCTACATGCTGGTCATTATGTAGACATAGGTATCTTAACAACCCACTAGTCGACAACCTAGACTCTGTGGTACCTAATGAACTAGCAGAAGCTTTGTATTGGTTGTTCTGCATTTTCAACAAACTCTCAGAACCAAATACTTATCCACCAAGCATGGATTATGAAGAGGTAAGCGTCGAAACTGAATGAACACAATGTAAATACTCCGTTTTATACCGTGTAACATGCTAAACTTCATGTCAGccatttaattgtattttctcaTAGGCAGAGTTATTGCTACGAAAGTTATGTGCCAGTCTCGGTATCCAGTGGCAACAAAATCACGATGATTCGTATCATGGCGATCAATATAACGATAATTCAAACGACGAATACGAACCCCTACCACCATTACAGGTACTATTGCAATATACAGTTTTTACATTGAATGAATCAGAAATGTCCCGCATAGGGAAAACCAGGAGTGAAAATTCGCCTTTCCTTTTTAACTTGTCACTTGGGAATAGTTAAGTGTGTGTGTGCGTATTCTCATGGGCATAATCTGGCCTCTAATTTGTTAGCTTTAGAGCAGACGTGTTGAAGACGTTTGGGCGGTAGCTTAAGCGTCACATCAAATGCAATTAATAATTCATTTCCCGAGTCTGGTTGCAGGGACGTAACCGCCTGTTGTGATTGGTTTAATTGAACATCCCGCCTTTCCTGTAATTGGCTACACGTTAGTGATGATAAAACTCGACCCCAAACAGTTCACGACAATCTCGATATCCTTTGTTCCAACTTTACTTATCAGTCTCGGTTCGCACAAAGGTGACAGACAGTTAACACGAAACACCTGTGTCTGCAGTTTTCCGTCTAAGTGTTAACCACAATATAATTGGTAACGGTAACCGCATAATATGTTTAACTAGGCATAGTTTAAGCTTTAAATACTTGatgtataaaagtaaaataacctATCAACATATAGTATCTCGTGAGTATTGGAAAACAACTTCATATTTATCGCAAAATACATTTCCCTTTTCCAGGTAACATTCCAGCAGCTGTTATCGGTGATTTCGGATATGATCGGTCCCGAAGTAGCGCGTTCCCATGCATTCTATCGTTCAATGCAGTGGTTATGTTTGACCGAGTACTCCGAAATCATGAAAACGGTAAGTCAGCATTTTCTCCATTTTAGAACACTGTATTTTGTCAGCAGTGTAATTAAGCgttgtaaactgtttaaacatcAAACGTTTGTGTGGCTATTTGTTATCGTAAATTTCTCccaacatttttactttttttttgtcgTATTGCATAACCTGTAacagtatatagtactgtggggaaagatgggatacctttagtacataattttcaaatatcctaatcgtgttttaaactattaacaacagtctatggaagtcatgcGTTTGCATTAATAGGGTTGGTTGTATTCGAGGAGACCTGGCGCTGATAGTTGGAAAAAACGTTGGGCGATTTTGCGTGGCACCAAACTCACCCTGTACGTCACAGTACTTGGGCAGTACGTCAAAGAACAAATTTATTTGACAGGGAATATGCATGTTGAGGTAAGCCTAGTTATTAACAAATACGTGAGATGTGAACGCTCAATGTCGATGCTGGCTTAAGCTTTGACCTCAAATTGCGTCATTTTGACCAAATGCAAACTATAAATTATAATCTACAAAATAGTAACTTCACGATGTTGGCTTAAACTTTAGACCTGTAATGAGAGTAAAAACGCGTGAGTGATTACCACTGAATATCAAATGGTGTCTTGATTAACACCGAATATCAAATAGCGTATTTACGAAAAACCACCCGCTGAATTGTGCGAGTTAATTTTACTCCATATTTCTATCTTTAATACGAACCACAACCACACAGTCACTACCAAGCATCAATTCACACAAGCAACGCTTCCGCATTGTTGAAAAGGAAGGAGACTATAATATTACCAGCGAATATGAACTAGCCACTGCAGATGGTTATGGTGCCCACGCGTGGATATCACTTATCGACGTGGCTATCAAAATATTCGACACAGGTGAGGAGTGATGGTGTGTTTACtgagtaaataaataaaaattgtttttcctcgcgtggccaggcAACGACCgccgttataatacgggtgttcagtttcatacacctcggaCCCGCCAACGAGCACAAATCATTAATATGTTTAGACCATTGGACGGTCGTGTATATATACCGTAATCAACTATACATTCAACCATTTGTCACTAAAATTGCGACGATCTGTTTTTAAGGTATGTCCCCGAAAATGAGTGAGGTGTGTGAACGAAGGAACGAGAGATTTCAAAGAAGAGAAAGCGCAAAAGAAGTTTGGACAAAGAAGAGAGATGTTTTGGAAACTTACTCGAGGCTCGTAGAAGCGAAAAAGGTGACGAcgtcattttttacatttaaaattcgaaTTGTAAAGATTTTTAGcacttaatttttacaaaatttcgtTAATTATAGATAGTTGCATACAAAATtcgtttaatttaatattttactggAACTTTTCAACCAGGCTCGATCGCACATTGAACAAGGTTTAGGGGAGAGAGCAAAACAACGCGAGGCGCAGATGTCCATGTTGATTAGAATGGACAGAATTTATGAAAGCCTTGAATCAATACAACTCAAACGCCGGCACGCAAACAGACAAGCGAGGGAAAATAAACTTATGCAGCTGTAAGTTCACAAATATGTCATTTTCACCTGACAACGCATTTGACGTTCAGGTGTGTTAATAGCTTAAATCACGTCGTAAACTTCTCTTTACTCCAGATATTTACATTACCACAACAATATGAGCGAAGCCAGTGACGCAAGCAGTGACGTCACTACTTCTTCTGATCAGCAATTTCTGGAGGAAGAAAGGGAGCTTGAACAGCGACTTCAGGTTCGTCGCGTCATATGGTTCGGGTTTAAATAGATTCAGTATTCATGTATCCGATATACAACATCAAGAAATGTGGGCTGTTTTTACCAGAATTTCTTCATATATTTCCCGCAGGAATTGAAAGTTTCTCCCGATGCTTCATTTTGTTCCACCAAACCGCAGGTTACGATACAGCGACCTTCGACTTCCGAATATTCTTTCGAGCTTTTCTCCTCGTCAGAAACCACATCCACTGCATCCGATATGTCGCTACTCATGCTCCCGGATTCTACGTCACTCAGATGACGTCATCCACTCCACGTGATGGACCAGTGCATTAAGATTCTCCATCGCAGCGTCGAACTGCAGGATCCAACCAAATATCGGCATTCCACGGTCATTATATCATTGTTTTTCGCCAACCTA
Proteins encoded in this window:
- the LOC100176638 gene encoding switch-associated protein 70-like isoform X1, which translates into the protein MERRVSRGKSLRRLSMRSRKKPLSLDMVALPQPNFEFEDVLVSQLHVADVVNNCSMPDSASLLNCSTSPQFYNGQVTHKCYSDTTLNPIWHAFSVLDLKATGKVLLGRLLNMTSSLTDLLGEEYHTDVVVQKQFLQYAQVPFFEYKKYVMETATQLTIDADKLCATCWSLCRHRYLNNPLVDNLDSVVPNELAEALYWLFCIFNKLSEPNTYPPSMDYEEAELLLRKLCASLGIQWQQNHDDSYHGDQYNDNSNDEYEPLPPLQVTFQQLLSVISDMIGPEVARSHAFYRSMQWLCLTEYSEIMKTGWLYSRRPGADSWKKRWAILRGTKLTLYVTVLGQYVKEQIYLTGNMHVESLPSINSHKQRFRIVEKEGDYNITSEYELATADGYGAHAWISLIDVAIKIFDTGMSPKMSEVCERRNERFQRRESAKEVWTKKRDVLETYSRLVEAKKARSHIEQGLGERAKQREAQMSMLIRMDRIYESLESIQLKRRHANRQARENKLMQLYLHYHNNMSEASDASSDVTTSSDQQFLEEERELEQRLQELKVSPDASFCSTKPQVTIQRPSTSEYSFELFSSSETTSTASDMSLLMLPDSTSLR
- the LOC100176638 gene encoding switch-associated protein 70-like isoform X2 yields the protein MPDSASLLNCSTSPQFYNGQVTHKCYSDTTLNPIWHAFSVLDLKATGKVLLGRLLNMTSSLTDLLGEEYHTDVVVQKQFLQYAQVPFFEYKKYVMETATQLTIDADKLCATCWSLCRHRYLNNPLVDNLDSVVPNELAEALYWLFCIFNKLSEPNTYPPSMDYEEAELLLRKLCASLGIQWQQNHDDSYHGDQYNDNSNDEYEPLPPLQVTFQQLLSVISDMIGPEVARSHAFYRSMQWLCLTEYSEIMKTGWLYSRRPGADSWKKRWAILRGTKLTLYVTVLGQYVKEQIYLTGNMHVESLPSINSHKQRFRIVEKEGDYNITSEYELATADGYGAHAWISLIDVAIKIFDTGMSPKMSEVCERRNERFQRRESAKEVWTKKRDVLETYSRLVEAKKARSHIEQGLGERAKQREAQMSMLIRMDRIYESLESIQLKRRHANRQARENKLMQLYLHYHNNMSEASDASSDVTTSSDQQFLEEERELEQRLQELKVSPDASFCSTKPQVTIQRPSTSEYSFELFSSSETTSTASDMSLLMLPDSTSLR